The segment CAATGGTTGCGGTTATGGGCAACTGCATTCATCCACAACAGCCGCAATAGATAGATTACCACGTTCCGTAATGCGAGGTATGTTCGACTGAAAGAAAAACCGCTATAACAGCACAATGTCATATTGATTTAAACACACTTTAAAACACCCCGATCACACACCACTAGACAATGCCTTGCGATCGCTTATCTTTCAGGCATGAGATTTATCAAATTGAAATCCCCCCACTTACCTTCCAGCAACTATCCCTAAATCTAGAACGTCACCAGCTAAAACAAACGTTGCGTCAAAAATAGCGCAATTGGAGCAACATGGCACACCCCAAGAAAACACTATCTGTAACATTTCCTCCATCTACTTTAGACTGCGCTTATCATGGCAAAAAAACTTACTTTTTAGGGTGAATGGGAATCTTCACAGAGGTGTCAGATGAAGGATATCACTTCCGCCCACAAAGCAGAGGAACACTATGCCTTAGCAGTCACAGCTGGTCAGGTGGGACTCTGGAACTGGAATCTCCAGACTTGTGAAATGTATTTCAACCCCAGCTGGAAAGCGATGCTGGGTTATACGGATCGGGAAATCCCCAATCACCAAGCTGCTTGGCTGCGGCTGATATCTCCTGATGACCGGGAATGGGTGATGACTTCAGCGAATATCCATATAGAAGGGTTAACACCTCAATTTGAAATTGAACACCGGATGCTGCACAAAAATGGTAGTGTTCGGTGGTTTCTCTGTCGTGGGATGGCATTTCGAGACGAAACTGGCAAAGCCTATCGGATGGCGGGGTCAACTACTGATATTACTGAGCGTAAGCGGACAGAAGAAGCTCTCCAAGAAAGTGAGTATCGGTATTACACCCTAGCTAAAATGTCGCCTGTGGGAATATTCCACACAGATGCTGAAGGGAACTGCTTGTATGTCAATGAGCGCTGGCGCGAACTCACGGGACTGACGCTGGCTGAGGCACTAGGACAAGGCTGGATAAAAGCGATACACCCTGACGATCGCTCACGTCTGCTCGTTGAATGGCACCAAGCAATGGTAGGAAACTGCACCTTTGCCTACGAGTATCGATTTCGGCGTTCTGACGGAGTAGTAACCTGGGTTTTTGGTCAGGCGGTACCAGAAAAAGGGCAAGGGAATAGTATTGTCGGCTTTATTGGCACTATCACCGACATCACCGAGCGTAAAGCCACTGAGGAGGCGCTGCGGCTGCAATGTTTCCGGGAACGACTGATCGGATCAATGCTAGAGCGCATCCGTCAGTCTCTCGATCTGGGCGAGATTCTCAACACTACAGTAGCAGAAGTGCGGCAATTTCTGGAGTGCGATCGCGTTTTAGTCCACCGTTTTCAGCCAGACTGGACTGGTGTTATCACTGTGGAGTCACAAGACCCCAGATGGACTCCTATTCTGGGAACCTGCATCGCAGATCGTTGCTTTAGTGAAAACTACGTCCATCTTTATCAGCACGGTCGCGTCCAAGCAGTGACAGATATCTATACATCCGGACTCAGCCAGTGTCACATCAATTTGTTGGAGCGATTTCAGGTTAGAGCTAACTTAGTCGTTCCCATCCTACAAGAAAGGGTTCAAACCTTGGGAGATTCTAGTTGTTCTGAATCTTCACACTCCAAATTGTGGGGGTTGCTGATTGCTCATCAGTGTCGCGATTCCCGACAATGGCAACCTTGGGAAATGGATTTGCTTAAATCGCTTTCGGCGCAAGTGGGAATGGCAATTCAACAAGCGGAACTCTATCAACAATTGCAAGCCGCTAATCTTCAATTACAGCGCCTTGCTACTTTAGACGGTCTGACTCAGGTGGCAAACCGTCGCCGGTTTGATGAATACTTAGACCAAGAGTGGCGGCGGCTTAAACGCGATCGCTTTCCTCTGTCTCTGATCATGTGCGATATTGACTGTTTCAAAGCTTTCAATGATACCTACGGTCATCAAGCCGGAGATGCCTGTTTAATTGCAGTCGCTAACGCGATCGCCACTGCTCTCAAGCGACCTGCGGATTTAGTTGCTCGCTACGGTGGCGAAGAATTTGCGGCGATCTTGCCAAATACTACCGGAAGCGGTGCTTTTAAAGTTGCACAGACAATTCGGGCCGCCGTCCAAGCATTAAAGATTGTTCATGCCAGCTCCCTCGTTAGCGAGTATGTCACCCTCAGTTTGGGTGTCGCTTGTACGGTTCCCGATCGCGATACCTTACCGGAAACGCTGCTAAAGGCAGCTGATGAGGCTCTTTATCAGGCAAAAGCTTCCGGACGCGACGCAAGTGTATATGCGCGTTAGCATTTCTCTGCCTGCCTTCTATGCTGCTTTTCACATAATAATTGTAGGTTGATAGCGTTACCCAACAAACGCTTATATTGCGTTGGTCGTAACCTCAAGCACCACGCCTTAAGAGCGATCAAAACACAAAGGCGGCTCTCCCACCTAGGATAATCATTCAATTGCCGCCTTTCATTTTTACATAAACAGGCTGCAACCTCTTTTAAAATATCCTGTCTATATTATAACCTATTTTATCCCATTCATCGCTCTTGAATATCCATTTGTTGAAATGAATATTCCATCATTTGATACTTTGTATTTCCGGACGGTATGTGACAGTTTTCTAACAGTCCACCGTCATAGGCGGCTAATTTTAGCAAATGCTATGGCTGCCTAGCTTTTTGGCGAAAATATATCTTACTTTAGACATAAAGATGTAATGTATCAACCGTAAGCAAGAGATGGAAGGCTTGCCAGTAGGTACTTAAAGCAGTATACGGCTTAAAAAAATAACTTACTTTATGTAATAAAATTTCTTGTCAAATTTCTGGAACCTTTTGTTTTTTACAACGACATTGAGAATAACAAGGCAAATGTAAACCAGCCGAATTGATGGAAGTAATTATGAAACGCGCTCTCAAATCAGTTGCCAGAATTTCTGTATTATCAGCACTAGCGATCGCTCCAATTTTAGGCTCTAGTTTTGCCGCCTCTGCTAAGCCTACAGGAACAGATGCAAACTATGTAGGTGTAGGCGCTTCTGCTAACCCTTTTAATGGTGGACAAGACGGAGATGCTGCTGCTATCGGCGGTGTTATTCAAGGTCGCTACGCGGTTCCAAAGACGCCAGTTTCTGTTAGAGGTTCCGTGCAGTTCACAAATGAAACCAGCACCATTATCCCGACAATTACCTACGACCAGGCTATTACCAACAACGCCAACCTCTACGTCGGTCTTGGCTACGGCATCCATGAAGCGGAAGGCAAGCCATCCACCTTTGGTAACAAAAGCGCTCCCGTTGTGACAGCAGGTGTAGAAGCGGAAGTTGCCAAAGATATTGTCGTCTTCAGTGATGCCAAACTGGGAATCAAACCTTACCAAGATAGCTCTGCATCTTCTGTCAGCGTCAATGTGGGCGTAGGCTACGGTTTCTAGATCAACAGGCAAGCATCTAAAATCTAAAATCTTCTGAAAGTAGGACAGGCATCTTGCCTGTCTTTTTTTCTGTTTTCTGTTCCAGAGGACTTACTCAAAAACTCTCTCAAACTCTTATTCCTTTGTGTCCAAGACTTACGCACTTGCCGTGAACTAAAGTTCCGGCTCAAAGCCCAAACCCATTGAAATGGGTTGGTTTGAGGTTTTATGGTCAGTTTAAACTGACTTGGGCTTTGGGCTAGGAAATTGATTTCCTTCTAGTGCGTAAGTCCTAGTGTCTTTCGTGTCTAAGCGCTAACGGGCAGGCTCCGCCAACGCGGTTCATTTGCGTTACTGGGGTGTAAGTCCTGTTCTAGCCACCTGGGAACGCTTTACAGGAGGCTTTTGCGATTGCCAGCCGGAGACTGGAAACGAGAAATTTTTCTCATTCAATCCTCTCCTCCCCAGCTTTCTGTAACTATTATTAAAATTCAAGGTTTTTGGTGGCGATCGCAAGAGACTGAGAGTGGTGATAGTACCATAAAGATATACACCGAAATTCCGACCGATTTACTGGTGATATTAAACCTCTCAGCCGCATAGTTCCGATGGTAAAATCTCCGATTTCCCCAGTCCAAAAGCTTTCTAAAGTAGAAGGACTAAAAGAACGCAGTAACTATTTGCGTGAACCAGTGGCAAGTGAGCTGCTGGAAGACACCAACTGCTTCACAGAAAATGCTACTCAAATTCTCAAGTTTCACGGCTCATACCAGCAGGACAACCGGGATAACCGGGTTAAGGGTCAGGAGAAAGATTACCAGTTCATGCTGCGAACCCGCAATCCGGGGGGCTTCACACCACCAGAACTGTATCTGACCTTAGACCGCCTGGCCTCTGAATATGGTAATGGGACGCTACGCGCTACGACTCGCCAAGGCTTTCAGATGCATGGGATTTTGAAGAAAAATCTCAAAAGCGCGATCGCATCCATAATCAACAGCATGGGATCGACGTTGGGAGCCTGCGGTGACGTCAACCGCAACGTGATGGCACCACCAGCACCTTTTAAGAATCGCCCAGAATACGAGTATGCCTGGGAGTATGCCAATAATATAGCTGAGCTACTGACACCCCAGACTGGTGCTTATTACGAGATTTGGCTGGATGGCGAAAAAGCTATCAGTGCTGAAGAAAACCCAGAGGTAAAAGCGGCGCGTCAACGCAACGGCAACGGCACCATAATACACGGGAAAGAAGAACCGATTTATGGCGAGCATTATATGCCACGGAAGTTTAAGTGTGCCGTGACAGTACCGGGAGATAATTCGGTAGACTTGTACTCCCAGGATGTTAGCTTGGTGGTAATAACCAGCGCTTCTGGAGAGTTAGAAGGGTTTAACGTCTTTGCTGGCGGTGGTTTGGGACGCACTCACAACAAAGAAGAAACGTTTCCCCGGATGGCAGATCCAATTGGGTATGTAGAAAAAGATGATATCTACGACCTGATTAAGGCAATTGTCTCCACTCAAAGGGATTATGGCGATCGCGTCAACCGTCGTCATGCACGGATGAAATATCTGATTGAGGATTGGGGAGTCGAGAAATTCCGGGAAACTGTCGAAGGTTTCTTTGGGAAAAAACTGGCACCTTTTAAGGAATTACCGCCATTTAAATACGAAGATTACCTGGGATGGAACGAACAAGGCGATGGGAAGCTTTTCTTGGGAATTTCCATCGAAAATGGTCGGATTAAAGACGAAGGCGACTTTAAACTCTTGACAGCACTTCGGGAAATTCAGGAGAAATTTGCCTTACCGTTGCGCCTGACACCCAACCATAACCTGATTATTTACGAAATTGAACCAGAGCAGAAACAGGCAATTAGCCAGATTCTCCAAAATTGCGGAGTTGAGCTAGATGCAGATAAGATCGATCCATTAGTGCGGTATTCGATGGCTTGTCCAGCAATGCCTACTTGCGGTTTGGCAATCACCGAGTCGGAAAGGGCAATGCCTGGTATTCTAGATCGGTTGCGATCGCTACTGGAAAAAGTAGGATTGGCAAACGAAAAGATTATCGTGCGGATGACAGGTTGTCCGAATGGTTGTGCGCGTCCTTACTTAGCAGAGTTAGGCTTCGTTGGCAGTGCGCCTGAGTCTTATCAGCTTTGGCTGGGGGCTTCGCCGGACCAAACGCGGCTTTCCAGAGCATACATGGATCGGCTGCACATCAACGAGCTGGAAGGTGAGTTAGAGCCAATTTTTGTCTTCTTCAAGCAGTCGCGACAAACTGAGGAGAGTTTCGGAGATTTTTGCGATCGCGTTGGTTTTGATGCTATTCGCCAGTTTACTGTCGATTATGAATCTGAAGCTGTATCACCCCAGTCAGATGCTGGCTTAATTAATGAGGTGGTACTGCCAGAAGAATCTGAAATTCAAGTCTCCGCTAAAATCCGCCGTCGGATCAATGTTCGCGATGAGGTATATACTCGCTTGAAAGCAGAGGCAGCTCGTCAGGGTAAGCCAGTGACTCAGTTAGCGAGTGATGCTATTGAAGCCTATTTGCAGGCTAACCAAGCGTCGCCGGAGTAGTCGGGGCTGGGGACTGGGGACTAGGGACTGGGGACTAGGTAAGACTTTTTCCCAATCCCCAATTCCCAATCCCCGCATAGAAGGTGTCCTGACTCCCGCACAGCAGAGACAACTTCAGCAAAACCAACCAGATGACAATTCTTTTGATGATTGGTGGTAATTGGTTTTAAAGGTGTAGTTAGGCGTGCCTTTAATCTTCTGGTGTCACTCTCAGTTGTAGTTCTAGGTTGGGTGGGTGCGGCTAAGCTTTACGGAACAAAAGCTAGAAGTATTGTTTAGCTAACCGAACAAATCGCTTGTTTTGGCATTTTTAACTTTAAAAGCAACCCTATTTGGGATTAATTCCTATACCGGATGGCTAATTTCCGATGAGGGATGCAATTAGAAATAGGGAGATGTGTAATGGAAGATACAGAAACTCCGTTAGGAGAGAAGAATTATGACTTGGTTAGAAAAGCAAATTGGACAAGTATATAATAGCCAAGTAGAGAGCAAGCACGATGCTGAAGCTATTGAAGAGGAAATGAGTCCCGGACTCACTGGCGAGTATGACTTGGAGTTGCGCGAGAAAGCTGGGGTACACTCGCCTCCCCCACCTCCAGAAAATATGGGACTTGAGGGCGAATACGATTCCAACGGTTTAGTAAAGCGGGTTGCAGCTGCTTTTGATAAAGATCCGAACATCAAGAATATTGAAACCCTCGATATCGCCCAAGATGGGGGAACTATCCTTCTTAAAGGCTCTGTACCTAATCGATCCATCTTGAGTCATATCGAACAGGTAGCTGCCAAAGTAGATGGTACTAAAGCAGTAGATACTAGCCAGGTAACATATTAAGTCAGCTAAAGTTTTCCCAGCTAAAATTAAAAGTTTGGTAGTAGTCGGAAAACAAATTGGCGATGCAAAGACTAGCGATCGCACCCTCCCAATTTCAGAACCAGCAAATTATCCTGACGGCTGAACAACAGCATTACTTGAGTCGGGTGTTGCGGTTGCGGGAGGGCGATCGCTTTATTGCTATGGATGGACTCGGACACTGGTGGCTGGCTAAACTAGAGGGCAATCAGGCGCAGATTCTAGAACCAATTCTCCAGCCAAACACCGAGTTGCCAGTACCAATTACGCTGATGGCAGCTTTGCCAAAAGGCAACGGTTTTGATGAAGTGGTGCGCTATAGTACCGAAGTGGGGGTAGTAGCAATTGTGCCATTAGTAAGTGATCGCACTCTCCTGAACCCCAGCACCGGGAAACTTGAACGTTGGCGACGAATTGCTATAGAAGCATCTGAGCAATCAGAACGTCAAATCGTACCAACAATTTTAGATCCTGTTCCCTTTGCCACAGCTTTGTCATCGGCAAAGGACAAAAATTATATCTGCGTTGCGCGTGGCGACTCTCCCCATTTACGAGATTGTTTGCAAAATAAAGATTTTGCCCGGAGTGGTGATTCCCCCAATCCCCAATCCCCAATCCCCAATCCCCAACACCCATCCATTGCGATCGCAACAGGCCCAGAAGGCGGCTGGACGGCTGCTGAAATCGAGAATGCGATCGCTTCCGGCTTCCAACCTGTTTCTCTCGGTCGTCGCATCCTCAGAGCCGTCACCGCCCCACTTGTCGCCTTATCTCTGGTAGCTGCTGCTTTTGAAGATTAAAAAATTGTTGGGTAAAGTAGGATGGAAATTATCTATCCAACTCCCCAAATTTTAAATTTTTAACTTTTAATTTTTAATTCTTTCCATGCTGGAACAAGTTGCCGAAGCCTTTGAGCGCAAAGACTATAAAACAGTTGCTTGGTTACTGAAAAACCTGCTAAAACAAATGCCGCAAAATCCTACAGTGCAGCTTTATGTGGGACGACTACACGAAGAAACAGGCAAGCTGGAGGCGGCAGAAACTGTTTATCGGCAACTGCTAAGGGATGCAACCAATCCGAAGATTATGTCGCAAGCACGGCAAGGATTGCAACGTCTAGAAGCGATCGCCCAAAGAAAACGACAACAAGCGATCGCCCAAGCCACCGCTTCAAAAGAAGATACAGAAGCTGGTGTCTTAGTTCTGGAAGCCCTCAGTCAGGACGCAAAACAATCAGCTGCCCAAAGTTTAGCTCGGATTATGCAGCTAGACCCCTACAGCGCACGCCTACAATTACCCAGTCGCGGCTGGCGGCTGTACCGTACTGGCTTGGTAGGAGAAATGCGATACTACAGCCAGCAATTGCAGCAAGCTGACATTCCTTGTTTTTGGGCAAATCTGGCAGACATTGAGAAAATTAACGTTTTCAAAGTCAGCCATTTTGTCTCTGTTACTCCGCAAGTTAGCGTGGTTTGTGAAAACGATCGTTCTCAGATTGGTTCTCTCAACTTTAGCTGGTCAGAAGTGCGCGATCGCGTAGAGGGACAGTTACCCATTTTTGAAGAAGTTGTAGACCAAGATGCCCACCACAAGCTGCAATGGAAAACCAAAACCCAAGATTACGCGCAATTTTGCGACTTGCATCTCCCCGCCAGACGCAGCATACTCCGCCTCTCGGATAGCAGCTACCAGTTTCCGAAGGGTATTCCCTTCAACTCACAGCAGTCCAATCAACCCACCAACCGCACTAACTGGAATAATTTACTCACTTTCTTAAACCAGCAGCTGCAACATACACCAGTTTGGTCTGATTTCAACCTTTTTGCCCAATCAGCCCTAGATTACGCCGAAATGCTAAAACGCCTCAAGTCCCACATTCACTTGTTTCGCCGCGAAGAAACCCTCTGGGACCCTGCCTTCCAGTTGTACAGTGGGCTGGTTTTCCTCAGAAGTGCAAAATAATAGAAAAAACGTTAAGTGAACCGTATCTGGTATAAAAGGCAAAAAACAAGAATAAAAAAAGGCAAAAGAAAGAATCTTTTGCCTTTTGCTGTCCCTTTTTTAGGGGGAATTGAATGAAAGCCTTTTTATGAGTTTGGCGTTTTCACTTGACGTGCCATGTCCATGAAGTTGCTCATGCTGGGGCCTGGACGGCGACGGCTCTTAGAACTGGTAACTGGGTTCAAATATTTGGGAGCAAAAGTGGTGTCATTCGAGGCTGGAACCTTACCGTTACTAGTAGCAGGTACTGCCTCAACTCCTTCAGCAGTCTGAACTAGCTCAACTTTAGGTCTTTGAGCGATCGCTGCTGCTTCAGTTTTTTCTTCAGACTTCTTCTCAGGCTTTGGTGAATCCTTTTTAGGCGTAGACGCTTCTACTTTTGCGGGTTCTGGCTTCTTCTCTTGGGACGGTTGAGTCTTGGCGGGTTCTGGCTTCTTGTCTTGAGATTGTTGAGCCTTGACTGGTTCAGCCTTCTTCTGTCCGTTAGAGTCTTTTGACTCGTCAAGCTCCATGTAGTATCCAGACTTTTTGCCAGCTTTAGGAGCTATAGCCTTGTTGTCTTCAGACTTTTCAGAGCTAAAAAGCCCTCCGAAGAAAGCGGCAATTCCACCGAACAATTTTTTGATAAAACCGAACATTTATGATTACTCCTGGCGCTTAGATGACGTTGACTCAGTATTCAAAAAAATTGCAACAAGCAATTCTAACTTTAATTCAAGAGTGTTATTGCAAATACCACACAGAACTGCTCCTTACTAAAAGGGCGTTGCTTTACATTTGCTCTACGCGGCATCCCTAAAATTGTTATCCAGATCGAATTATGAATTTTTACGGCGGACAAGCGCAAGATTCATCGATACTTCTTTATAAAAGTTTACCTTGTTTGTTTCATCAAGTACAGTTACCCAGATGCTTACCGATGGCAGATTGCTGCCTGGTTGCAATACTTTACATTTATCTCAGATTTTGGTAAAAGAGTCAGCCAGTGGGTAGGGTGTCCCAGGCTCGTCGAAAGAAGCGATCGCATCAGTCTAAGCTGAAATTAAATGAAACTATGAGCAAAATGAACTCCAGCGACAAGCCTAACCCCGTATTACTGGTTCACGGCATCAACGACACAGCCGCCGTATTTCATAAAATGGCTCCCTACCTGACACAGCGAGGCTGGACTGTATACGATATTAGTCTCCTTCCCAACACTGGGGAAGCGGGTCTTGACTCTCTGGCTGTGCAGGTTGGCGATTACATTGCCAAAACCTTTGCACCAGAACAACCACTAGATTTAGTAGGCTTCAGCATGGGAGGCATTGTCAGCCGCTACTACGTGCAGCGACTGGGGGGAATCAAGCGGGTGCAGCGCTTTATTACTATATCAGCACCCAATAATGGAACCTGGGCAGGATACTTTCACAAT is part of the Funiculus sociatus GB2-C1 genome and harbors:
- a CDS encoding diguanylate cyclase domain-containing protein; the encoded protein is MKDITSAHKAEEHYALAVTAGQVGLWNWNLQTCEMYFNPSWKAMLGYTDREIPNHQAAWLRLISPDDREWVMTSANIHIEGLTPQFEIEHRMLHKNGSVRWFLCRGMAFRDETGKAYRMAGSTTDITERKRTEEALQESEYRYYTLAKMSPVGIFHTDAEGNCLYVNERWRELTGLTLAEALGQGWIKAIHPDDRSRLLVEWHQAMVGNCTFAYEYRFRRSDGVVTWVFGQAVPEKGQGNSIVGFIGTITDITERKATEEALRLQCFRERLIGSMLERIRQSLDLGEILNTTVAEVRQFLECDRVLVHRFQPDWTGVITVESQDPRWTPILGTCIADRCFSENYVHLYQHGRVQAVTDIYTSGLSQCHINLLERFQVRANLVVPILQERVQTLGDSSCSESSHSKLWGLLIAHQCRDSRQWQPWEMDLLKSLSAQVGMAIQQAELYQQLQAANLQLQRLATLDGLTQVANRRRFDEYLDQEWRRLKRDRFPLSLIMCDIDCFKAFNDTYGHQAGDACLIAVANAIATALKRPADLVARYGGEEFAAILPNTTGSGAFKVAQTIRAAVQALKIVHASSLVSEYVTLSLGVACTVPDRDTLPETLLKAADEALYQAKASGRDASVYAR
- the sir gene encoding sulfite reductase, ferredoxin dependent codes for the protein MVKSPISPVQKLSKVEGLKERSNYLREPVASELLEDTNCFTENATQILKFHGSYQQDNRDNRVKGQEKDYQFMLRTRNPGGFTPPELYLTLDRLASEYGNGTLRATTRQGFQMHGILKKNLKSAIASIINSMGSTLGACGDVNRNVMAPPAPFKNRPEYEYAWEYANNIAELLTPQTGAYYEIWLDGEKAISAEENPEVKAARQRNGNGTIIHGKEEPIYGEHYMPRKFKCAVTVPGDNSVDLYSQDVSLVVITSASGELEGFNVFAGGGLGRTHNKEETFPRMADPIGYVEKDDIYDLIKAIVSTQRDYGDRVNRRHARMKYLIEDWGVEKFRETVEGFFGKKLAPFKELPPFKYEDYLGWNEQGDGKLFLGISIENGRIKDEGDFKLLTALREIQEKFALPLRLTPNHNLIIYEIEPEQKQAISQILQNCGVELDADKIDPLVRYSMACPAMPTCGLAITESERAMPGILDRLRSLLEKVGLANEKIIVRMTGCPNGCARPYLAELGFVGSAPESYQLWLGASPDQTRLSRAYMDRLHINELEGELEPIFVFFKQSRQTEESFGDFCDRVGFDAIRQFTVDYESEAVSPQSDAGLINEVVLPEESEIQVSAKIRRRINVRDEVYTRLKAEAARQGKPVTQLASDAIEAYLQANQASPE
- a CDS encoding BON domain-containing protein gives rise to the protein MTWLEKQIGQVYNSQVESKHDAEAIEEEMSPGLTGEYDLELREKAGVHSPPPPPENMGLEGEYDSNGLVKRVAAAFDKDPNIKNIETLDIAQDGGTILLKGSVPNRSILSHIEQVAAKVDGTKAVDTSQVTY
- a CDS encoding 16S rRNA (uracil(1498)-N(3))-methyltransferase codes for the protein MQRLAIAPSQFQNQQIILTAEQQHYLSRVLRLREGDRFIAMDGLGHWWLAKLEGNQAQILEPILQPNTELPVPITLMAALPKGNGFDEVVRYSTEVGVVAIVPLVSDRTLLNPSTGKLERWRRIAIEASEQSERQIVPTILDPVPFATALSSAKDKNYICVARGDSPHLRDCLQNKDFARSGDSPNPQSPIPNPQHPSIAIATGPEGGWTAAEIENAIASGFQPVSLGRRILRAVTAPLVALSLVAAAFED
- a CDS encoding tetratricopeptide repeat protein, with translation MLEQVAEAFERKDYKTVAWLLKNLLKQMPQNPTVQLYVGRLHEETGKLEAAETVYRQLLRDATNPKIMSQARQGLQRLEAIAQRKRQQAIAQATASKEDTEAGVLVLEALSQDAKQSAAQSLARIMQLDPYSARLQLPSRGWRLYRTGLVGEMRYYSQQLQQADIPCFWANLADIEKINVFKVSHFVSVTPQVSVVCENDRSQIGSLNFSWSEVRDRVEGQLPIFEEVVDQDAHHKLQWKTKTQDYAQFCDLHLPARRSILRLSDSSYQFPKGIPFNSQQSNQPTNRTNWNNLLTFLNQQLQHTPVWSDFNLFAQSALDYAEMLKRLKSHIHLFRREETLWDPAFQLYSGLVFLRSAK
- a CDS encoding esterase/lipase family protein, giving the protein MNSSDKPNPVLLVHGINDTAAVFHKMAPYLTQRGWTVYDISLLPNTGEAGLDSLAVQVGDYIAKTFAPEQPLDLVGFSMGGIVSRYYVQRLGGIKRVQRFITISAPNNGTWAGYFHNGEGCCQMRPDSGLLYDLNRDVEMLEQLNFTSIWTPYDLIILPPKSSQMPIGKDVQLPILFHPWMITDIRAIKAVAKALSEPLKSDREASAKQNRQLQRTPERQKSPQHEHNI